TCATTATTACTATTCTATAGTGTGTAGATCATGGCTCTAGCTTCGGCCGTAATGATTTCTCCCGCCTACGGATGTCAGTTTGGGACGACACCGATAATTGGTATTACTATACAGAATTCTGATAGGAGTTACTGACCAGCATTACTGAAGGGTGTGTCTGACAAGTATTTATATACAAGCCGTTCGTTGCCGACCATACATGATTTCGTACACCATTTGGTCGGAGGCTGGAGGCGTCGGGAAGACGACGCTCTCGGTTAACTTAGCGGCGGCCCACGCACGGCGTGGCGAACGAGTGCTCGCTATCGACATGGACCCCCAAAACGGTGGGTTGACACACCATTTCGGCGGTGAAGTCTATCGAGAAGATCCCGAGGTGGACAACCTCGTTCGACACATGGTCGAACGGCCAAAGGGCGATTTCACGGATCTCGTCGTCGAAGTCGAGGAGAACATCGACCTCGTACCGGGTCACAACATGTTGGAATCGCTCGAGCGAAACCTGACGCGTGCAGCTCAATTGGAGGAGGACATGCACGACGAGAACTATCGCTGGCCGAAAGAGAAACAACTCCGACGCGTGCTTTCTGATGCGGACATTCCAGCGACGTACGACGTCCTCATTATCGATCCACCTGCGACAGTCGGACAGCACATTTACAATTCGATTTATGCGACGTCCAATCTCCTGATTCCGGCCGAGCTTTCGGCAAAAGGTGCCCAAAGTGTGGAGGGACTTAGAGACGTAGTGACGAACATCGAAGAAACTCTCGGTGATATCGAGGTTGGCGTTCTCGGTGTCGTCCCAAATAAAGTCGCGAACACGAACGTCCAGCGCGAATACCGAAAGCTGCTCAACGAGCAGGATCTCCCTATCGCCCCGGTCTCAATTCGTGAGCGTGGGTCGATGCTTGGCGACGCGTGGGACGGCCAAGTGAGTATTTTTGAACTCGCAACAAACGACGACCATCGTGATCTTCGCGACTACGAGCAAGAGACGCTCGAAAAGTTTGATCGACTGGCGGCGTTCATAAGCAAGCAGTTCGAGAGTCCGGAGGTAACAGCATGAAATCCGGTGCATCCGACCCCTTTGCGGACGACACAGCCGATGACACCACCGTGGAAAACGCAGACGGCGAAGCGCAGAATGCGGTCGAATCGGAGACGAAGGCGGAATCAGAGACAGAGTACTCCGAACAGTCTGACGAGTCAGGAACACCAAGCAGTAATACTCGGCAAATTAGCCGTGAAGACCTTCCATTCACGCTCCGCCGCGACAACGTCAAAGACGAACGCGAGAACGTCCATCAGTTATTCGTCCAAACCGAGACGGACAAGCATGCTAAGGATGCAGAGCGAGAGCTGGAATCCCTTATCGGTGAAGACGTGTACCGACTCGATGCACGTGAAGCAATCTATCTCGCAGGAATGCAGAATTTATCGGATGCGGCAACCATCCTCCGGGATTGGGGATACGACTTGTAGACGGCCACGATCCGTCAAAAGAGACGTTCTAAACGATCGGTCTCCCGTCGTCTAACCGGCTATATTCTCCATATAATTTATACAAAATATAATAATACGTTGTAATCAAACAATACCATGGATGGTATTGACAACCATAGAAGTTCAGAGCACAGTTCTCGCCACGAATCTGAAGGCAACGAACATACGATCGACCGACGAACGGCCCTTCAGCTATTCGCTGCAGTCGGTGGTTTGAGCACCGTCTCGTCAGTCGCAGGAACGGAGGACAGCTCGGGCAGTGAATCGACAAACACAAATCTGGAAACGAAACAAAATGCGGCCCCCGTGGGAACGGATGCATTACTTTCGTATATCCGCGCTAGCTATGGTACGCAACTAAGCGAATCCGAACTCGGCCAAGTTCGTGACGACATCGCCAGCGACCTTCGTGCGGCGAACTCACTCGATGCAGTCGAACTCGATTACACTGACGGCCCCGCACTAACGTTTCAGGCGTATCGGGAGGATGATTGCCGATGATTGCCGAGGAGAAGCTTTTTCAACCGATAGACGAGCTTGGAGACGGACTTCGTAACGGCGAGTATACAGCGACAGAGCTAACGAGGTCCTACCTCGACCGACTCGAACGGGTTGGGCCAGAGCTCAACGCTGTGGTCACCGTGATGCGTGAGCGTGCGCTAGAAACGGCCGCCAAACGAGATGCGGAGCTGGCTGCAGGCACGGACCGAGGACCGTTACATGGCATCCCGTACGGAGCAAAGGATTTGCTCGCGGCAAAAGGCGGACCGACAACATGGGGTGCAGAACCATACCGCAACCAAACGTTTGACTACGATGCAACGGTAGTAAACCGGCTCGAAGAAGCAGGTGCGATTCTCATTGCGAAACTCGCGATGGTGGAATTGGCCGGTGGCTTCGGATACAACCAAGCCGACGCCTCGTTTACCGGGCCGACACGAAACCCCTGGAACCCGAGTGCGTGGACGTGTGGGTCGTCAAGTGGGCCAGGGGCCGCCGTCCCAGCTGGTTTGGTCGGGTTCGCCATCGGAAGCGAAACGTGGGGGTCGATACTTTGTCCCTCATCGTTCAGCGGCGTTTCCGGCTTCCGACCGACGTACGGACGTGTCAGCCGCTATGGTGCAATGACACTATCGTACACGATGGATAAAATTGGGCCACTGTGCAGGTCTGCACGCGGATGTGAGCGGGTGTTCCGCGCTATTGCAGGATTCGACCCGAAAGACGACACGTCAGTCGAAAAACCACTCGAAATAAAATCGGAAGCGACACCGAATCCCGACATCGCAGTTCTCACAGATGCCGGAAAAGAAGAACAGGAAAGCGTTCGGGAAAATTATAACCAGTCACTCAATATCCTCAGTGAATTCGCGACGATAACCGAAATAACGCTTCCCGATCTTCCCTACAGCGAGGTTGCAGGCCTCGTTATCGACGCCGAGTCGGCAGCGGCGTTCGAGGACCTCGTCAAAAGTGGCGAAACTGATGAGCTGCGAGCACCGTCGAGTCAGATCGGTGGCTACAGTCAACAGGTCGTATTGGCGAAAGATTACCTGAAGGCTATGCGTGTTCGAACAAAAATTCAAGAACAGATTGACGACGTGCTTGCACCGTATGATGCACTCGTCACTCCGGCAAGACAGACAGTTGCAAACCCGATCAAGACGCCGCTCAG
The Haladaptatus caseinilyticus DNA segment above includes these coding regions:
- a CDS encoding amidase, whose product is MIAEEKLFQPIDELGDGLRNGEYTATELTRSYLDRLERVGPELNAVVTVMRERALETAAKRDAELAAGTDRGPLHGIPYGAKDLLAAKGGPTTWGAEPYRNQTFDYDATVVNRLEEAGAILIAKLAMVELAGGFGYNQADASFTGPTRNPWNPSAWTCGSSSGPGAAVPAGLVGFAIGSETWGSILCPSSFSGVSGFRPTYGRVSRYGAMTLSYTMDKIGPLCRSARGCERVFRAIAGFDPKDDTSVEKPLEIKSEATPNPDIAVLTDAGKEEQESVRENYNQSLNILSEFATITEITLPDLPYSEVAGLVIDAESAAAFEDLVKSGETDELRAPSSQIGGYSQQVVLAKDYLKAMRVRTKIQEQIDDVLAPYDALVTPARQTVANPIKTPLSEYFGRYGGPSISAAANVAGLPGVTVPNGFGARDLPTGLAFTGRAFSDVQVLDIAQQYQAQTDHIDYSSLEGGLSD
- a CDS encoding ParA family protein is translated as MISYTIWSEAGGVGKTTLSVNLAAAHARRGERVLAIDMDPQNGGLTHHFGGEVYREDPEVDNLVRHMVERPKGDFTDLVVEVEENIDLVPGHNMLESLERNLTRAAQLEEDMHDENYRWPKEKQLRRVLSDADIPATYDVLIIDPPATVGQHIYNSIYATSNLLIPAELSAKGAQSVEGLRDVVTNIEETLGDIEVGVLGVVPNKVANTNVQREYRKLLNEQDLPIAPVSIRERGSMLGDAWDGQVSIFELATNDDHRDLRDYEQETLEKFDRLAAFISKQFESPEVTA